catcttgattgtctttgtattgtaatcttgaaatgtttgtacttattatacagtcttcaaattatgaattattaaacaataatggttcaatttagaacatgctgaaatttaattttatgtataaattcttttgttataataataaaacttcaaaatttgaagtattaatgaattgtgtcaccatatatatgagatgtattaatgaaagttaacttgaataataatgttttcattgaataaaaacgttttgttatattattaattgaaatgagttaaaggttaaaatttctctaaagtttttgtaattgatgtctttttctaaatttaaaactgtttgttatataaattttgatatgattgattatcgtttgaaatggatgctgtagtgtatgtagaatttttagtggggtttgttgattagaattttgctggtatgtgattgttttttgagatgaaaacccattattgcctaaagaaggaatacagaggttatgacttagagaggcagtaatgagataatatttttgtgttgattaataatgatgattgccatagatgccaaataatgattaatatgttgattgccatagatgctgTTTACTTAtgatattgattgcctttgaagcaaaatattattgatgttttgaatgatttcttgtttaatgattgatagtaaagttttgtcatgaaatgtagtttgtgtttagaacattgaaaagtcgaaataaactatagtatccaacaaacgatgattaataatattgaataatttgctctttataaaatatttgacaatgaatagatggaaatgaattatttttttttctattgaaatttgtaattgatatctccatatttcacaatttatgtattgctgactgtataataagatgctaacaaatttcaatttatattgattatatacttaaaaatattttcatgtgtattagattgtattgatagcctaatcaaaattttctttttagtttataagcatttaagataacaggtacagcacagaattaacattgaaataattatcacgtgaatctcgaaatcagcaacaagtgaacgccatgaagagtgttaagaacatttgggtgattttcgaactagtgtgactcatcaattgaataacaacaccaataactacgccctATCTATGCTATGTCTAcccaatatctacactgatgcctaCAACAATGTCAACAACCAATAacacgccaatatctacgctgatgtctacaccaatatctacgctgagcctacaacaatgtcaacaccaatacaacgccaatatctacgctgatgcctacactaataactatgccaatatctgctctgatgtcaatatctcacaccaatatctacgttgATGCCTatactaataactacgccaatatctacaccaatatctacgctgatccTACACCAATAcaatgccaataactacgccaatatctacactaatatctacaccaataactacgcccatatctgctctgatgtcaatatctacgccaataactacgccgatgcctgtgctgatgccaatgccaatatctacgccgatgcctgcgccgatgccaatgcctgctccaatgctgatgccaatgccaatatcaacgctgATGccatgccgacaccaaagcatacgccaatgacaatgccaatgcTATTGCTGacctgtatctcaaacttcaacactactacattacctggaggtaattgccatccatgttcccattcgcaactttgaattcagaataacagtcacagtatcatgaaagaattgattcaaaaaatcctctcctaaattattcctgtatgcagaactctaaaccttgaagctgaaaatatcaaaaaaaccaaaccttacctaaataatcctcacctaagttaatcctgtaaGCAGCATCTATCTCTTtctgaaaaaacaaattacattgtcatttcaagcctgaatgtacattgtataattacaatatatacaaaatttACATGACTCTgttcgagtttggtatgcagccgttcTACTCAGCATGAGGTAATGCAACTGAGATGGCCACCTGTACCGAGTTTGGTATGCAACCGTCcgctacaagcatgaggcaatgctattgagatgtcacctgtatcgagttggtatgcagccgtctactacaagcatgaggcaatgctactgagatgtcacctgtatcgtgtttgatatgcatcagtcgactgcaagtatcagcccaacactacgtgcatacagatcagcccaacactacgagtattcggatcagcccaacactaacgtcatcaccctggagtcacacttaactgaaaatcatactgagtgccttaacggactgttttccaaatgTGCATCGATAAATCAACCgcatcaatagtgaaagaaatgaacatttttagatttattgaaattttatgtgaaaattaatgtaacaattcatcaattcatttaaaaaaaaaaaaaaaaataataataaatttttattcaacatactattttttttttgcaataaaaaattgaattttctatctattaatttatgtgcaatttcaaaaaactattctttacatattaaactttctgttgagatattttcctttaaattataaagctaaatcaaaagtaattttgatactttgaaatatgtttggaaacatataccaaatgctattgatgaatttttataatatttcaattatagttgacatgtaatgtttttatagaaaaaattgttactgttctcaaatttatttcaacaatttcaaacataacatttttttatgtcaagaggggtatttgtaatattacattttttctcgattggaatcgaatcttcattcgagatctataaaactttatagtaaatatcagagtctcgattacggacaactttttgactgagaatttatcgtaaatgattgtgttgcattgttccatagtgtcaccgaggctgagttgaacagaattaatagataaatggattatttaaatagagatgatatataaaaattaaaataatagtttcaaaataaagttttattgagaacaaatataaatgtgaattctaaacttgtaatttataatttttttggtgacgtgtccgtaacATCGACACTGAagaagctttgctctgttcctggTAGCTaggttttttctccttcttctctctaaaactatggctggctatgtgtgttgtaatttgtgctctctgaatatttttttgtttaagtgaatttattatgttttaaattgagttttaaacagtttagtgttctattttgtctgtatattgtttattgttatacaagccaatagccactgtttttcaactatataaccTGGATAAGTACTTAGCtcgtagtgactttagatgcttaggcttgtaagatattgttctttgtgtatttgtgtagtatattgccaaaattcttctgaagattataagttcatttgctctgaaaactggatttctcattcataggcgatagatccattcatagtttatcaagaatctattacattggagccgacaactatccttaggttaataggtgtgaaatgctatccaaccgatttaggaaaaattggtagcacggcaaacttaatactaataatattcaaaaatttttaaataaattctttcgGACGTTTGTATAATATCTATTTCAAGATTCATCCTCAATTGGGTACTTCATTACCTCATATAAAAGCtgtgaatttttttatttgtagggAATTGGAGAGAAAGTCCACACTCATCATTGGGACTGCCAGCCGGATTCACAGAGCTTCCAAGAGCAGATATCGTTGACAACAAAACTGCTACAAGACGGTGACGAATttgtgaaaaaacaaaacaatttctcAGAAGATGAGACAGTTGTGCTAGTTATAGGTAAGGCAGGTGCTAGCAAATCAAATTTAGTAAAATTTTTGACAGGAATTGATAAGTTGGTGTCGAAAGAAATCCACACAGGTACTGGTGAATACATTTATGAAGATACTACAAAGAAGAGTTCATCGATAGCTGCTGTCAACCCTGAGTTCATAAAGTACAACTCAACTTTCAACTATTGTGTTACACCAAGATTCCACGATTCTATTAGCTCGGCCCATGAGATAGTTTCTATGAATATTATGAAGTCAATCGCAAACAAAATCAAGAAGACAAAGATTCTGCTTGTTGAAAACTATGAATCTCTAAAATTTGGACAATCAGAAGATAATTTTATGGAAACTCTTCGATACGTAGATGATTTTATTGTGGATATTGACAAGTATAAGGATCACTTAGCAATAATCGTCGCTAGAACACCTCTCACTTACAGATCAACGGATGATATCAACATTGCATCTGGAATAGTCACTGATGAGATGCATATTGCTGGTATAGCAAATTATTTGAATCACTTGGAAAAGTTTATAGGAGACaagttaaaattgaaaatcagtaAAAGCGAGGAAGAATTCTACAGGAGAGCGATTCGACTTCTGCAGAGTCTTCAGAGCAGAGATAAAAATGGACAGACAACAAGGATAAATATATTTCGTCAACCATACAAGTCTGGATCTCCAAAAGCCATGCAGCTGCTTGTGAAAAACAGGGAATCATTGCTCCATACTATCACCAGTTTGAATTCCATTCACGTTTCACTGAATGACTTTGATTATGTATTGTCGAATCAGGCCAAAATATATCTTCAATGTATGCTGGATTTGATTAATGATAGTTATAAGAATGAAACCAGTAAACTCTCATTGAAACTAATCGAGCACCTCAGTAATGAAACACAAAGCTACGAAAATttcaatgagataatattttatttgaaaaaactgcATGGTTCTTTGAAACGCTTGTCACAAGGTCTTGATAGATCAAACAATGATGATGAGTATTTCGGTTTGGTTCATGGTTTTATTGCTGATCAGAAAATTCCGATACAATATAACGGAAATACAAGTTTAAAGTTCCCAGGTAGGTATGAAGACTTAATGATGGACTTTGTAAATAAGAACAGACTTTTTAATCCATCTTCCTGGACTGCTCCAATAAGGAAAGTGATAGAAAAAACTGAAGATGAATTGGAGTGGTATGAAacattaaataaattcatagaaGAATTATCAGGCTATGAAAttcagaaaatgaaaaataagtttGAGATGGGTAGGAGACTTTTACATGAGAACTCAACAGTAGATAATAATGATCTGTTAATGCATGTCTGGGATATTTATGGAAACAAATTCATTAAACAGTTGAAAGAAGCTTCAGGGGATAGCAGGAGGAAAAAAGAGGTGGAGCTGATAACAAACAGTTTGTTGAAAGAGAGTAACATAACTTGCGACAGTAATGGAACGTTGATTGTAAGGGGTTATTTGGTGAGGTTGTCGGAAATAAACTCGGAGAAACTGGTTCGAGAGCATTGCAACAACACAAAACTGAAAGAAGTGGGTTTGTTGGCGGTTGATACAGTGTTCTTCGATGAAGATACAGACGACATTTTCAAGGGAGTGAATATGGTGATATCAGCGCCCAAATGGAAAGTGATTGGAGAGAAGAGGAGAATCGTTCTCAGTGGTGAGGATGGCTCCAAAATGCCTGGTAACCCATATGTGGCTGATAGTAAAGATGGAGCTCCAGGATTACCGGGTGGCTCAGGAGGAAGTTTCTTTGGGCTTGGTTACGAATTTTCCAAAGGTGAAGATCTAACAATTGAGTCAAATGGAGGGAGAGGTGGTCCCGGAGCGGATGGAGCCAAAGGAGAAAAAGGGGCTGATGGCAGGGATGGAGCTGAGAAAGCAATGGAACAATTTATATTAAACTCTACTCCTGATTCTGCTCCCATGTTGGACTCTACGAGTTACGTCCATCTGGCACACAATGTGAGAGAACCAAGCCTTGAAATTTTATTCGATAATAAAACTGATAACTTGAAAGAAATGGttttcaaaaacgaaaaacaaTGCGCAGAACCCATTTACTCTGACGGAGGCTCAATCTACTACAACTGCTCGGAAGTTTACCTTCGGTTATTTTCATTCACAGAGAACGGCGACTGTGGAAGCATTGGTGGCTCTGGGGGGCTGGGGGGAGAGGGGGAGAGGGAGGTTTGCCAGGTGAACAGGCTCTGGTAGAAACGAGCTACAAAAAGTCGGGGATCCACTTTGAAAGACAGGAAGGCAGGAAAGGAGAGAACGGGAGGAGGGGAGAATATGGTGATCGTGGTCTCAATGGAGCATCAGTCACGTGTCATCGTTTCGACGGCACAGTTGTCAAAAATGGAGGAAGAAATGATGGAGAGTTGGAGCGTTACATCAAGTGCTTCCATGGAGGAACATCACTCGTATCGTGTGATGAACATCAGCCACTCAACACAACTGCTCAATACTCAAGAACAGGCCTGAAAAAGCCGACCCCCTTAAAggatattgaaatttttgattatATGGATGAATACTCAACTCTACGTGCACAACACAGGAATAATCCAGTATTCAATTTCATGCTATCACAGTTTTCATAATCGGAAATAGATAAAATCCGAAAACTCCAGACACAAATTCAAGAATGAGAAATTCCATCAGTAACCGGTTGcttcattttcatttgataataaGATCTAGATTATTTATTGTCTTATCTACctcgaaaattttattttactcctaaaaattgaattattccaGAATTTAGCTGATCAAACACAGTCAGGATTAAAACAATTTAATTTAgaaataggtaggcctactgataGTATAAAATAGAGTTGTATGTAACTGTCAATATTGCGGAGGTCTTGACAGTGTTAGTTGTAAGATATTGGTAAATATTGCATTgcataaatattatattgtaaattaGAAACATATTGCTGAttaaggttgagtggtagaaaggactttctagtcctaactccgcctaataaagagtattttcattttcattttcattttcaaaaggaAACTATTGAAGTATATCATATACTGTGTTATGAAGCTTTATGTTCGAATATTCAAATGTGTTCATCaggtgaataattgaaatatagaaAAATCGAACTGTGTTTATTGACATTAGAAAATGATCAAGTCAAATTAATTATCGCTCAtatgaactataaataaaatgcaTTCAATTTTCAAGAAGACGATGTACTTTGCTAGTTTATCAACAGCCACTCACAACTAAATTCTATTACAAACTGAAAGTTTAGAAAATGACGTATGGAAAAATTTCCATTCACACTCGCCATATTAACTAGGTCACCCGAAATGGGAAATTCTTTTTACACATTACTTTAcactataatataatcaatgtATTATCATACATTTTCACAGTTCTAGGCACATTCGATTAGTCTGTCAATTCTTATTGATTACTATTTCAACAATCATCGAATACATTTCCATGATATCTTAATTATTGACAATGAATTGAAATACTCTACCCTGAAAAAaccattttcaaaattgtttattaCAAGTCCATTCCATGAGGAAAGGTTGAAACGGTTTTTGAGAATACTCTTCTGAAACTGAGTAGAAAACAGGATGATTTGGACTTTTAAATGAAcgagataaaaaaatatttatgttgATATCCTTGGATATTTCTCCCTCGATCTTCCAAATATCTTAGTTTCCACCATTTATTAAGAAGCAAAACTGACTCTATTAAAAATAGAGGAGAATAgtcaagaaagaaaagaaagtaGATATTCAATCAGTTTTga
Above is a window of Nilaparvata lugens isolate BPH chromosome 4, ASM1435652v1, whole genome shotgun sequence DNA encoding:
- the LOC120350940 gene encoding uncharacterized protein LOC120350940, with the protein product MIIFRIQLLCILLIGSHRLEATKTSAGSSSASQSQNGPKEHDKSSNGIGEKVHTHHWDCQPDSQSFQEQISLTTKLLQDGDEFVKKQNNFSEDETVVLVIGKAGASKSNLVKFLTGIDKLVSKEIHTGTGEYIYEDTTKKSSSIAAVNPEFIKYNSTFNYCVTPRFHDSISSAHEIVSMNIMKSIANKIKKTKILLVENYESLKFGQSEDNFMETLRYVDDFIVDIDKYKDHLAIIVARTPLTYRSTDDINIASGIVTDEMHIAGIANYLNHLEKFIGDKLKLKISKSEEEFYRRAIRLLQSLQSRDKNGQTTRINIFRQPYKSGSPKAMQLLVKNRESLLHTITSLNSIHVSLNDFDYVLSNQAKIYLQCMLDLINDSYKNETSKLSLKLIEHLSNETQSYENFNEIIFYLKKLHGSLKRLSQGLDRSNNDDEYFGLVHGFIADQKIPIQYNGNTSLKFPGRYEDLMMDFVNKNRLFNPSSWTAPIRKVIEKTEDELEWYETLNKFIEELSGYEIQKMKNKFEMGRRLLHENSTVDNNDLLMHVWDIYGNKFIKQLKEASGDSRRKKEVELITNSLLKESNITCDSNGTLIVRGYLVRLSEINSEKLVREHCNNTKLKEVGLLAVDTVFFDEDTDDIFKGVNMVISAPKWKVIGEKRRIVLSGEDGSKMPGNPYVADSKDGAPGLPGGSGGSFFGLGYEFSKGEDLTIESNGGRGGPGADGAKGEKGADGRDGAEKAMEQFILNSTPDSAPMLDSTSYVHLAHNVREPSLEILFDNKTDNLKEMVFKNEKQCAEPIYSDGGSIYYNCSEVYLRLFSFTENGDCGSIGGSGGLGGEGEREVCQVNRLW